The Cyclobacteriaceae bacterium genome includes a region encoding these proteins:
- a CDS encoding UvrD-helicase domain-containing protein, producing the protein MKTFKLYRSSAGSGKTRTLAKEFITLALSGKPDHYRYILAVTFANKATLEMKARIMRYLNDFANGKSNDLASEIMEMLKISEQELKQKSQDIQSEILHHYSQFAISTIDSFFQKVIRSFTREAGLLGNFRLEVDNDLVLSEVISELMDELGKNTQLTEWVVEFSKESLDEGRTWNVTRELETFAKEIFREDFRVIEEEILKSGEADSKYYSEAIALLKAEIPPYMKFMTARAKAALAIINLNSMTTLDFSNGNSGTALSYFESYARGEYKEAKTRILDSAQDYKIWLKKDRVNYKLFLPIVERELFPILREMITYDQENFPKYNSAKSVLKNFYSFGLLTDITRKLGQYKEENNVMLLSDAPKFLNGVINNSDTPFIYEKIGSFFRNYLIDEFQDTSGYQWKNLFPLLKDSIDQGHSNLVVGDVKQSVYRWRGSDLQLLQSGVEREIGKEQVMVVPLNRNFRSAENIVTFNNNVFEQAAAKLSAVLEEPLPAEVFSDVSQQPVKFAGNGYVRMSFLEKEEEKTWEEIAKERLPSILEELQSKEIALKDIAIIVRTNKEGADIASYLLQYKTSPQAKKDFKYDVVSSESLRLYTASCVNLLLSALRYINNPKDAVVRGELVFEAMKGRELESIFYAAGRNNLEAFLPEEFLRSHDWLNKLSIFELTEELVRIFKLGEDTDELAYLQAFQDLILEFASQEKNDVASFLEWWENNRDNPKKSIQVPDSVDAVNILTIHKSKGLQFKYVIIPFCSWKMDHDPMKSPLLWTTSEEKPFDKLGHLAVKYSSSLERSLFEENYNSERIKAHLDNINLLYVAFTRAEEGLIVSAKKPSDKGRQDREKEKTLGTAGDMLYDIVTGPSFQNEYNPQTLQFERGRLRRLSEARKEDEFEMTELKKYASYDWRQKLVIKKQGAEFFEEEISNKRARINYGIVLHSKLSKIRYASEVEDVLAELHIKNELTLDELGVLRTALEKMMKHPVIGKWYSKEWDVKNEAGILLPGGRQSRIDRILIHPKRTIIIDYKTGAKKGQDRKQVEEYAQVLTQMGYANVEAYLLYLDNMEVVEVMSKSNLSLGLN; encoded by the coding sequence GTGAAGACCTTTAAGCTATATCGTTCCTCAGCAGGTTCGGGAAAGACCCGAACGCTGGCCAAAGAATTCATTACGCTGGCCCTAAGCGGTAAGCCTGATCACTATCGCTATATCCTTGCGGTTACGTTCGCCAACAAGGCAACGCTTGAAATGAAGGCGCGGATCATGCGATACCTCAATGATTTCGCCAATGGAAAATCCAATGATCTTGCCAGCGAAATCATGGAAATGCTAAAGATCAGCGAGCAAGAGCTGAAGCAGAAAAGTCAGGATATCCAGTCTGAAATACTTCATCATTACTCGCAGTTTGCGATCAGCACCATCGATTCATTCTTTCAAAAGGTAATACGGTCATTCACAAGAGAAGCCGGGTTGCTTGGAAATTTCAGGCTCGAAGTGGATAACGATCTGGTATTGAGTGAGGTGATTTCTGAACTGATGGATGAGCTGGGAAAAAACACGCAGCTTACGGAATGGGTGGTAGAGTTTTCAAAAGAGAGTCTCGACGAAGGCAGAACATGGAATGTCACCAGAGAGCTCGAGACCTTTGCAAAGGAAATATTCAGAGAAGACTTCAGAGTAATAGAAGAAGAAATTCTCAAATCAGGAGAAGCCGACAGTAAATATTACAGCGAGGCCATTGCGTTGCTGAAAGCGGAGATTCCTCCTTATATGAAATTCATGACAGCCCGTGCAAAAGCTGCCTTGGCAATCATCAATCTCAATTCCATGACCACCCTTGATTTTAGCAATGGTAATAGTGGAACTGCCTTGAGTTATTTTGAGTCCTATGCGCGGGGCGAGTATAAGGAAGCTAAGACCAGAATTTTAGACAGTGCTCAGGATTATAAAATCTGGCTTAAAAAGGATAGGGTAAATTATAAATTATTTCTGCCGATCGTAGAGAGAGAGCTATTCCCGATCCTTCGTGAAATGATAACCTATGATCAGGAAAATTTCCCTAAATACAATTCTGCCAAAAGTGTACTGAAGAACTTTTACTCCTTTGGATTACTGACTGACATTACCCGCAAGCTGGGACAATACAAAGAGGAGAACAACGTGATGCTTCTGTCGGATGCTCCCAAGTTTCTGAATGGGGTTATCAACAACAGCGACACTCCCTTTATTTATGAAAAGATAGGATCATTCTTCAGGAATTATCTCATTGATGAATTTCAGGACACCTCCGGTTATCAGTGGAAAAATCTGTTCCCTCTTTTAAAAGATTCTATTGATCAGGGGCATTCCAACCTTGTAGTGGGAGATGTGAAGCAATCCGTTTACCGGTGGAGGGGAAGCGATCTTCAATTGCTTCAAAGCGGAGTGGAAAGAGAGATCGGCAAGGAGCAGGTAATGGTCGTCCCTCTGAACAGAAATTTCAGAAGCGCAGAAAATATTGTCACGTTTAATAATAATGTCTTTGAGCAGGCAGCAGCGAAGTTATCAGCTGTGCTGGAGGAGCCATTGCCTGCAGAAGTATTTTCAGATGTGTCACAGCAACCAGTAAAGTTTGCAGGCAATGGATATGTACGCATGAGTTTCCTTGAAAAGGAAGAGGAAAAGACATGGGAAGAAATAGCAAAGGAGCGTCTGCCTTCCATACTCGAAGAACTTCAGAGCAAGGAAATTGCGTTGAAAGATATCGCCATCATCGTCCGGACCAACAAGGAAGGTGCTGACATCGCATCTTACCTTCTGCAATACAAAACTTCTCCCCAGGCGAAAAAAGATTTTAAGTACGATGTGGTGTCCAGCGAATCCCTCCGACTTTATACTGCTTCCTGTGTCAACCTTCTTTTAAGCGCTCTTCGATACATTAATAATCCTAAGGATGCGGTGGTTCGGGGGGAGCTTGTGTTTGAAGCAATGAAAGGAAGAGAACTTGAATCAATTTTCTATGCGGCCGGCAGGAATAATCTGGAAGCCTTTCTTCCGGAAGAATTCCTGAGATCTCATGACTGGCTCAACAAGCTTTCAATTTTTGAATTGACCGAAGAGTTGGTCCGCATTTTTAAATTAGGAGAGGATACCGATGAGCTTGCTTATCTGCAGGCATTTCAGGACCTCATTCTTGAATTTGCCAGTCAGGAGAAGAATGATGTTGCATCTTTTCTTGAATGGTGGGAGAACAACAGAGACAACCCTAAGAAGTCTATTCAGGTTCCTGATTCTGTCGATGCCGTTAACATTCTGACGATTCATAAATCAAAGGGATTGCAGTTTAAATATGTGATCATTCCTTTCTGTAGTTGGAAAATGGATCATGATCCCATGAAATCACCTCTGTTGTGGACGACTTCAGAAGAGAAACCTTTTGATAAATTGGGTCATCTGGCCGTTAAGTATAGCAGCAGTCTTGAAAGATCGTTGTTTGAAGAGAATTACAATTCCGAACGTATTAAAGCCCATCTGGATAATATTAATCTTCTTTACGTTGCTTTCACGCGCGCAGAAGAAGGCCTGATCGTTTCCGCAAAGAAGCCCAGTGACAAAGGAAGGCAGGATCGGGAAAAGGAGAAAACACTTGGAACCGCCGGCGACATGTTATATGACATTGTCACAGGTCCCTCATTTCAGAATGAATACAATCCACAAACTCTCCAATTTGAACGAGGCCGGCTCCGTCGGTTGAGTGAGGCACGAAAGGAAGATGAGTTTGAGATGACGGAGCTTAAGAAATATGCATCGTATGACTGGCGTCAAAAACTTGTGATCAAAAAACAGGGAGCAGAATTTTTTGAAGAGGAGATATCCAACAAGCGTGCCCGCATCAATTACGGTATCGTGCTCCACAGCAAGCTATCGAAGATCCGGTACGCTTCTGAGGTTGAAGATGTTCTCGCGGAACTGCATATTAAAAACGAACTTACGCTGGATGAACTGGGAGTTTTAAGAACAGCGCTGGAAAAGATGATGAAGCATCCCGTGATCGGGAAGTGGTACAGCAAAGAATGGGACGTAAAAAATGAAGCGGGAATATTATTACCCGGTGGAAGGCAAAGTCGCATCGACAGAATATTGATCCATCCGAAAAGAACAATCATCATTGATTATAAAACGGGAGCAAAGAAAGGGCAGGATCGCAAGCAGGTGGAGGAGTATGCGCAAGTGCTCACTCAAATGGGCTATGCCAATGTAGAAGCATACCTTCTCTACCTGGATAACATGGAGGTTGTTGAAGTAATGAGTAAGTCAAATCTGAGTCTCGGCCTTAATTAA
- a CDS encoding patatin-like phospholipase family protein, giving the protein MLLLCWIILFAMITGNFGKYLGIPYLFLDPEYLNKVNFTSFFIIGVLVSGFTAAYNITCYIADGHRFSFIAALSNPFNKFSLNNSILPVTFLITYLYQMIRFQVNNEYTTGGQLLWNIAGFFCGYIAMAGILQIYFKFTQKDIFKYVICRLDEKIKQNVKVTRASAMKKLDIVRKKQVRVDNYFDHRLKVRKVSDENEFYDKTAILQVFDQNQFNLVIIELLIFAVVLILGIFKDYPAFQFPAAASFMIFLTIFVMLSGAFSYWFGGWSITVAMGIFLVLNFLAGEGWLTKKYQAFGLNYKMEPVEYTIDGLKSLNNDSTIQFARRNTLSILENWKKKFEGKPVPKMVFICSSGGGKRAALWTLAALQQADSLSGGKLMDQSMLITGASGGLIGASYYREVVLRKKMGEDIKPYSPSHQRKIATDNLNPLIFSLLANDLFVGFTKFEYAGQRYSRDRGYTFEEQLNIDTEYMMDKKISDYQKPEADAIIPMLILSPTIINDGRKLYISPQPISYLNSDILNFPKYGNSKFSGVDFQQMFEKQGGSNLRFLSALRMSATFPYITPNTTLPTNPPIQIMDAGISDNFGITDAVRFIYAFREWIAANTSGVIVLSIRDSPKLAQISEEKGNTFIDDFTQPIASVYNNFENFQDITNDNLVGYARSWFKDPIDRVDIQYLPTSYTPILQKMDSIRQHSARASLSWRLTTREKQGVVETLNTPINKEAIEKLVKLLN; this is encoded by the coding sequence GTGCTGTTGCTTTGCTGGATCATTCTCTTTGCCATGATCACCGGCAACTTTGGAAAATATCTCGGTATCCCGTACTTATTTCTTGACCCGGAATATCTCAACAAGGTAAATTTTACAAGCTTCTTTATCATCGGCGTACTGGTATCCGGTTTTACCGCTGCCTATAACATCACCTGCTACATCGCCGACGGACACAGGTTTTCATTTATCGCTGCTCTATCCAATCCATTCAATAAATTCAGTCTTAACAACAGTATTCTTCCCGTTACTTTTCTGATCACCTACCTATATCAGATGATCCGCTTCCAGGTGAACAATGAATACACCACCGGAGGTCAGCTGCTTTGGAACATTGCGGGATTCTTCTGCGGCTATATCGCCATGGCAGGAATACTGCAGATCTATTTCAAGTTTACCCAAAAAGATATTTTTAAATATGTCATCTGCAGACTGGATGAAAAGATCAAACAGAACGTAAAGGTCACACGGGCGAGCGCGATGAAAAAGCTCGACATCGTTCGCAAGAAGCAGGTAAGGGTTGACAACTACTTCGATCACAGGTTGAAAGTCAGGAAAGTCAGCGATGAGAATGAGTTCTATGACAAGACCGCCATCCTTCAGGTATTCGATCAGAACCAGTTCAATCTGGTCATTATCGAGCTGCTCATCTTTGCAGTGGTATTGATCCTCGGCATCTTTAAAGATTACCCTGCATTTCAGTTTCCGGCCGCAGCAAGCTTCATGATATTCCTCACCATCTTCGTCATGCTGTCAGGAGCATTCTCCTACTGGTTTGGTGGATGGTCGATCACAGTAGCCATGGGAATCTTTCTGGTATTGAATTTTCTCGCTGGTGAAGGATGGCTCACCAAGAAGTACCAGGCCTTTGGTCTCAATTATAAAATGGAGCCGGTGGAATACACCATTGATGGACTGAAAAGTCTCAACAATGATTCTACCATTCAATTTGCCAGGAGAAACACCTTAAGCATTCTTGAAAACTGGAAAAAGAAATTTGAAGGCAAGCCTGTGCCCAAGATGGTGTTCATCTGTTCAAGTGGTGGTGGTAAACGCGCGGCACTATGGACTTTAGCAGCTCTTCAACAGGCAGACAGTCTAAGCGGTGGCAAGCTGATGGATCAAAGCATGCTGATCACAGGTGCCTCCGGAGGATTGATCGGCGCCAGCTATTATCGTGAAGTAGTGCTTCGGAAGAAGATGGGAGAAGATATCAAGCCTTATTCCCCAAGTCATCAGAGAAAGATCGCTACTGACAATTTAAATCCATTGATCTTCAGCTTGCTGGCGAATGATCTGTTTGTTGGATTTACAAAATTTGAATATGCAGGCCAGCGCTATTCACGCGATCGTGGATATACGTTTGAAGAGCAGCTCAATATTGATACAGAATACATGATGGACAAAAAGATCTCGGACTATCAGAAGCCGGAAGCTGATGCCATCATACCCATGCTGATCCTTTCACCGACGATCATCAATGACGGCCGCAAGCTTTACATCTCACCTCAGCCCATCTCCTACCTCAATTCTGATATCCTGAATTTTCCGAAGTATGGCAATTCCAAGTTCAGTGGAGTAGACTTTCAGCAGATGTTTGAAAAGCAGGGAGGCTCTAACTTAAGATTTCTGTCAGCGCTGCGGATGAGTGCAACGTTTCCATACATTACACCGAATACAACACTTCCAACGAATCCACCGATTCAGATCATGGACGCAGGCATCTCAGACAACTTCGGGATTACCGATGCGGTCCGGTTTATCTATGCTTTCCGCGAATGGATTGCGGCTAATACTTCCGGCGTGATTGTTCTCTCCATTCGTGATTCACCAAAGCTGGCTCAGATCTCCGAAGAGAAAGGAAATACATTCATCGACGACTTTACACAGCCGATCGCAAGCGTGTATAACAACTTTGAAAACTTTCAGGATATCACCAACGACAATCTTGTAGGATATGCAAGGTCATGGTTCAAGGATCCGATCGACCGGGTGGATATTCAGTATCTGCCAACGTCTTACACTCCTATCCTTCAAAAGATGGATAGCATCCGTCAGCATAGTGCACGTGCCTCCCTCAGCTGGCGTCTGACCACCCGTGAGAAACAGGGTGTAGTTGAGACACTGAACACTCCTATTAACAAGGAGGCGATTGAGAAGCTGGTGAAGTTGTTGAATTAG
- the xseB gene encoding exodeoxyribonuclease VII small subunit: MKTLNYNEAYAALEKLVHELEDDSIQLDTLAEKVKKANELIAVCEGKLRNIENDVKKELKD, from the coding sequence ATGAAGACATTGAATTATAATGAGGCCTATGCGGCACTTGAAAAGCTCGTCCATGAACTGGAAGATGACAGCATTCAACTCGATACACTTGCCGAAAAGGTAAAGAAGGCTAACGAACTGATAGCAGTATGTGAAGGAAAGCTCAGAAATATTGAGAATGATGTGAAGAAGGAACTAAAAGACTAA
- a CDS encoding DUF1648 domain-containing protein: MEARPRIKLALSPTDTMFEFTGWAALAGVWVLAVVNYSSLPDVIPIHFNAAGESDSFGGKGNILILSFVATMIFIGLTILNKFPHVFNYPASLTKENAPAQYTHATRMIRFLKMTLVIVFGLIVFKIIQNANAQSDGLGVWFLPFVLGLILIPAAYFIIKSTRIK, encoded by the coding sequence ATGGAAGCAAGACCAAGAATTAAACTGGCCTTATCGCCCACAGATACAATGTTCGAATTTACGGGTTGGGCCGCATTGGCGGGAGTCTGGGTATTGGCTGTTGTAAATTATTCCAGTTTGCCGGACGTGATCCCTATTCATTTTAATGCAGCAGGCGAATCCGACAGTTTTGGAGGAAAAGGAAATATTCTGATCCTGTCCTTTGTTGCAACTATGATTTTTATTGGATTGACTATCCTGAATAAATTTCCTCATGTTTTCAATTATCCCGCAAGTCTGACAAAGGAGAACGCACCTGCGCAGTATACCCACGCGACAAGGATGATCAGATTTCTGAAGATGACGCTTGTTATAGTTTTCGGACTGATCGTATTCAAGATCATTCAGAATGCCAATGCTCAATCTGATGGCCTGGGAGTCTGGTTTTTACCTTTCGTGCTGGGGCTCATCCTGATACCAGCTGCGTACTTTATTATTAAATCCACCAGGATCAAGTAA
- a CDS encoding bleomycin resistance family protein has translation MKFEKSNPILYSTDVKRSIRFYTEILGFEDSWEWGNPVDFGGISKDGVEIFFCLNNQGHPGTWIAIIMDDVDAYYAAIKDKGAEIISPPETMEFNIREMLVRDPDGHILRFGHRTDCD, from the coding sequence ATGAAATTCGAGAAGTCAAACCCCATTCTTTACTCCACTGATGTTAAAAGAAGCATCAGATTCTATACGGAGATACTTGGCTTTGAAGATTCATGGGAATGGGGAAATCCTGTTGACTTTGGTGGTATCTCAAAAGACGGAGTTGAAATATTTTTCTGCCTGAACAACCAAGGTCATCCCGGAACCTGGATAGCCATTATCATGGACGACGTAGATGCCTACTATGCTGCGATCAAAGATAAAGGTGCGGAGATCATCTCACCACCTGAAACGATGGAGTTTAATATAAGAGAGATGCTGGTAAGAGATCCTGATGGACATATCCTTCGATTCGGTCACAGAACCGACTGTGATTAG